GAGCCTTAGAAGTGGAAGGCTAGGATTTTATTTCCAAGACACCATGCGCACATGTGAATAAGAGCCGTTAGATTACACTACCCAACCTTCCAGAGCCCCCAacaattcaacacaaaaccaaaatataatttataCCAAAAACGAAGGCAAAAAGGAGAAGTGAAAAAAAGGGTTGAGATGTTTACCAAACGAAAAAGGGACCATCTTGGTCTTGGCCCCTCAACGAggattgaaaaagaaaagtttcATGATTAGCATAGACATTAAACAATGGGAAGAAGCATGTATGAAGTTTTGGGTCACAAGCAACATCGGATAACACTCTCTGGAAAAGATTAGTTTGGCAATGTCATTGACGAGTTACTAACTAGTACTAAATTTGTATCAAGTTCGATACCTAATTAATGACTTGCGTATTGTGTGGCTCTATCTTCCTCCCCCTTATAGTAGAATATTGTTGCCTAAATAATGATTTGATGTGTGGTTTAGACTCACAGTGCTTTATAACCGGAGATATATTCGTTTGTCTCTACCGCGGTTATCATGTGACTAGACACAAGAATTTACCCCCGGTTGTAGCATAAATTTTCTCTATATGGTGAGATTACTGGAGGGTATGACACTTGGATGAATATATAGGACATAGTCTTGCCTGAAAGTCGCATGATATTGCAGCAGTTGCTCTGCTTAGACTAGAAGAGTTGATGACAATTGCCAATTTTGCACTAAAGTAAATAAAAGCCCAAGGAAGAGAGATGCAATTACAAGAAGAAACTTCTACTTGGCTGTTAGAACTGAAAACCAACAGGTAGTCTGGGAACATAAATGTGATCATGAGCTCTTCTTACAAGAAATGAAATACCGAATCTCTTTTCTTCTCCAACAACACGACCTCTTTGGCTCAAAATCTGAGTGGAAAATCAGCTAAAACATGTCAGTTGATTCTATTCTCCTGATGTCAGATACGCGAGGCGGTTTTACAAGTCAACAGTGTATACTTTTAATCTACTAAGCATGCCTGTAACTAAGACACCGAATTCCTCCTACTCCTCGAACAGGTGGattttgtttcttctgcatTGCTAGAAGACCCAGGGCTCTCTGATGTATTAGAACTGCTGATTTCACCACTCCTTTCTTTGCTTGACCACAGCTTAGAAAATATCTTTTTCGACATGAACATACCTTTCACTTTACTAGATGGAACTTTTTCAAGATTTTTTGTAGCACCGGGGTTCCCATTTCTATCGCTTCCAACTCCAACTCCTCCATTCACTTCGCCTAACCTTAGAGTAGAAATCTCACATTTTAAACCCTTGATTTCTTCTGCTGTCGGCACAGCATCCCAGTCGTCTGCTGTGTTGGTTGTAGACCTTGAGCTCCCATGAGACCCACCAGGGAGCAAGGCCCTGATGGAGCCTTGTAGATCAGGTGTACTGTTGCCACCGGATGCTGAAGCCCTAATCTGTTCAAAGAAAAGGACCTGCACAACAACTCTTAAGGGCAGCCGCTCATTTTGCACAGCGTGCATGCAGGCATCTACTGACAACTTcctgcagtccattaatttGCACATTCTCTTCCTCTCACCCTTGCTGATCCCCGGGTGTTCCTGCATCAACAACCAATGGATCAGTTACATAACTTTGTTCAAAACTGAGAAAGCTCCCTACTGTTAGCTTGTATGTGAGTCTCACATTTAGACTTGAAATTATGTTTACAAAATTCAAGTGAATGATTATGGTAGTTGTGCAGGTTTCATTGGAACAAAGGTACACTGAAGCCTCAACAACCCAAAAAATGAAATGGGGGGGAGAGAGGAGTATCATGAACTAACCTTTAGATACATGTCAATGGCGCGGTAAAGACCATCATGAGTTGGTCTCGAGAAGCTTGATACCATTTCAGCAAGATTGACAAACTTTGACGCGGGTAAGTTGGGATCACGTGAAATCTCAGTAAGATAGCTGTCAACCAGCTTTGCCACCTTCACCTTGGAAGTATCCGATAACCTGGGACTTCTAATCTCCTGGAATTCACTTTCCATTGAAGGATCAGTCTGAGCACTTCGATCGTGTGTCACAAACTCTTCAATTAAGCTCTGCATTATATCAACTTCATATTTTATTGCGTCATCAGTTGGGGCTTGAATCAAAAGATCAGAAACTGTAGCCTCGTCAAGCTGCTGGCCAATTTTGCGAATTAACTCGCATTTTTCGACTTCTCCACATTCCAACAGTCTTGCCGCTTTTAACAATTTAAGTAAGAAACTGCAAGGGACACTGCCTGCAGGAAGTAAGTGGATTACAGTCTCCACCAATGATTTATTCTTTACGACATCCCCCTGAATCATACCCTTGCTAAAACCTGACAACCTTCTGGTAGTATATGCCTTTAAGGCTTCCCCTATTACATCACCAGAAATGCTTCCTTTGGTCTTAATTATTGTTATCACCCGCTTGTATAAATCAAGTTGAAGCCCACAGAGGTCTTCCACCCACCAGTCTTTCGGAACCATCTGTTGTTTTGCCACACCATTCCAGTGTGAATCATCCCCATTATTAGACGGTAGCTTTTTGTGGTTATATGTATATGACCACTCCACCTTGGAAGTATCAATGGTAGCCTTGGAAGCTATGGAATCGAGGCAGTGGCTCACCACCTTAACTTCCTCAGACCATGGAAGAAGAGACTTCGTAGTCTGAAGAACAATAATCGAGTCTTTCCAGCTCCGGAAGATGCTAGAGTTTAGGAACACTTCAACCTTGTAGACTAGGTTTCCTTTATCAATAGTTTCGTACATCTCCAGGTACTCTGCTGCGCATCGAGTTGCAACCACATTGTATGCATTGAGAGTGACAGTCATGCCGTAACAGAACTTGGCACATATTTCAAAAGCAGCAGGTCCGCCAGGAATATCATGGATGTGGATTTCATCGCTGTTTTCATTTGTGGTTGCGACCAGTTTCTGCAGGCGTGCACTCTTGGACAAAAGAGGAAACTACAGAAGCATCACAGTTATATTAGAATGGATCATAAGTAATGTCTTAAAGAACCTAACAAATTAACTAAGGAACTATTGGTGTCCCAAAACGCCATCAATGTGTCTAAATTCAATGCAAGTTTGGCTGGTTAAGTGGTTATGGCAATCAAACAGATGCCATTACATGTTAGAAAACAACAAGCTACCGACCAAAAAGTAGGATCCTGTTTAAAGACCAAACAGGTTTCATACCTTGTGCAAATAAAACTTCACATCTCCGACATTAACAGCTACATCAGTTGCTAACTCAGTTGCGACATATCTGGATGCACAAATGTTCAGGCGTCAATCATAAACTTGACAAAATATGCACCTAATTGAATTAGAATAACCTGAGCAAACACATAACAAGAAGCAGAAATTACACGAGTAACGCTAAGCAGAAAGTTCACCCGATG
This is a stretch of genomic DNA from Malus domestica chromosome 02, GDT2T_hap1. It encodes these proteins:
- the LOC103403957 gene encoding phototropic-responsive NPH3 family protein NPY2-like, whose product is MKFMKLGSKPDFFQTDGDNIRYVATELATDVAVNVGDVKFYLHKFPLLSKSARLQKLVATTNENSDEIHIHDIPGGPAAFEICAKFCYGMTVTLNAYNVVATRCAAEYLEMYETIDKGNLVYKVEVFLNSSIFRSWKDSIIVLQTTKSLLPWSEEVKVVSHCLDSIASKATIDTSKVEWSYTYNHKKLPSNNGDDSHWNGVAKQQMVPKDWWVEDLCGLQLDLYKRVITIIKTKGSISGDVIGEALKAYTTRRLSGFSKGMIQGDVVKNKSLVETVIHLLPAGSVPCSFLLKLLKAARLLECGEVEKCELIRKIGQQLDEATVSDLLIQAPTDDAIKYEVDIMQSLIEEFVTHDRSAQTDPSMESEFQEIRSPRLSDTSKVKVAKLVDSYLTEISRDPNLPASKFVNLAEMVSSFSRPTHDGLYRAIDMYLKEHPGISKGERKRMCKLMDCRKLSVDACMHAVQNERLPLRVVVQVLFFEQIRASASGGNSTPDLQGSIRALLPGGSHGSSRSTTNTADDWDAVPTAEEIKGLKCEISTLRLGEVNGGVGVGSDRNGNPGATKNLEKVPSSKVKGMFMSKKIFSKLWSSKERSGEISSSNTSESPGSSSNAEETKSTCSRSRRNSVS